One region of Streptomyces capillispiralis genomic DNA includes:
- a CDS encoding DUF2795 domain-containing protein, with translation MQRGSDRLSVHRDDEMKHELQGLLRSGHPTRTEEWHDPEPYADDDPEVAYGPVTPSRGPTSLESVRLELARFLGRGAFPAGPRELMRTLDRRYAPDQLIEALERLPRQARYGSVQELAEALTRSRETGTA, from the coding sequence ATGCAGCGAGGCAGTGACCGGCTCAGCGTCCACCGCGACGACGAGATGAAGCACGAACTGCAGGGTCTGCTGAGGTCCGGGCACCCCACCCGCACCGAGGAGTGGCACGACCCGGAGCCGTACGCCGACGACGACCCCGAGGTCGCGTACGGCCCGGTGACCCCGAGTCGAGGCCCCACGTCACTGGAGTCCGTACGACTGGAGCTGGCCAGGTTCCTGGGCCGCGGGGCGTTCCCCGCGGGTCCGCGGGAGCTGATGCGCACCCTGGACCGGCGGTACGCGCCCGACCAGCTCATCGAGGCACTGGAGCGGCTGCCGCGCCAGGCCCGCTACGGCAGCGTCCAGGAGCTGGCCGAAGCACTGACCCGGTCCCGGGAGACCGGGACCGCGTGA
- a CDS encoding MBL fold metallo-hydrolase, with protein sequence MPVEITWWGHATCTVEDSHVRVLTDPLFARRLAHLRRRRGAVPPAESRRADVALVSHLHADHLHVPSLARLAPGTRLLVPRGAPWAVPGLRRLTHLGVTEVAPGDVTTVGGLVVRAVPARHDGRRLPLGPHRSPALGYVVEGEARTYFAGDTGLFDTMAKEVGPVDVALLPVGGWGPYLGEGHLDAGRAAEALARLGASSAVPVHYGTYWPIGMDAVRPHEFHAPGHEFERLAARHAPGVRVHRLGHGERVRLEVTR encoded by the coding sequence GTGCCGGTGGAGATCACCTGGTGGGGTCACGCCACTTGCACGGTCGAGGACTCGCACGTCCGTGTGCTCACCGACCCCCTGTTCGCCCGCCGGCTCGCGCATCTGCGGCGCCGGCGGGGCGCGGTGCCGCCGGCCGAGTCCCGGCGCGCGGACGTGGCCCTGGTGTCCCATCTGCACGCGGACCACCTGCACGTGCCGTCGCTGGCCCGGCTCGCCCCGGGCACCCGCCTGCTCGTGCCCCGGGGCGCACCCTGGGCGGTGCCGGGGCTGCGCCGGCTCACGCACCTCGGTGTGACCGAGGTGGCGCCCGGCGATGTGACGACGGTCGGGGGCCTGGTCGTACGGGCGGTGCCCGCGCGGCACGACGGGCGGCGGCTGCCGCTCGGACCGCACCGCTCCCCCGCCCTCGGCTACGTCGTGGAGGGTGAGGCGCGGACGTACTTCGCCGGGGACACCGGCCTGTTCGACACGATGGCCAAGGAGGTCGGGCCGGTCGACGTGGCGCTGCTCCCGGTGGGCGGCTGGGGCCCTTACCTCGGCGAGGGACATCTGGACGCGGGGCGGGCGGCGGAGGCGCTGGCCCGGCTGGGGGCGTCCAGCGCGGTGCCGGTGCACTACGGCACGTACTGGCCGATCGGGATGGACGCCGTGCGCCCGCACGAATTCCACGCGCCGGGCCACGAGTTCGAGCGGCTGGCGGCCCGGCACGCGCCCGGCGTGAGGGTGCACCGGCTCGGGCACGGGGAGCGCGTGCGCCTGGAGGTCACGCGGTGA
- a CDS encoding phage holin family protein, with amino-acid sequence MRGVRGERWRRVASQVGRSVAVWVVSTLTMLLLAGILPDFRLRSADGDSATDIAVTGALGAGAFGLLSALVWPLLVRLLLLVPALVLGLLVFFLNGALLWLALRVNPVERGAAAPETAVVVAAVMSAVASATGAALAVRDDDAYRRRLYRLADRRRRTTPPCPPTPGTVFLQLDGVGHDMLVDAVGKGLMPTIARWLGTGSGGDRPTHRLTPWRTDWSSQTGASQLGILHGSNHDVPAFRWYEKARREVMVCNRPTSAAELQARAIEYSGHAGLLAHDGASRGNLFSGGAGEQALVLSIATRRRGPAARSRAGYFAYFSDPANAVRTALSFIAEVGREIGQSTRARLRKQRPRVSRGGLYPFVRAFATVVERDVVVAAVMGDVLAGRTAVYADLVAYDEVAHHSGPASRDTEKVLQRLDRALALIENVTEHAPRPYRIVVLSDHGQSPGETFRSRYGLTLGDLVRAGCGLPVPRRARRTHSGAEARAAVRAALRRPVEEGSEHYRPTRGSEPVVLASGNLGLVSFPDVPHRMTKEEIDARHPALLPTLANHPGIGFLLVRSERHGGVVLGAYGAEIPLDELDGTPGPLAAFGPGAADVVRRTHTFPHTADIMVNSFHDPADGEVLAFEEQIGSHGGLGGAQSRPFLLSPLALSAPAADGAEPAGAEQIHQVLRRWLTESDEAELPTAPDRERAA; translated from the coding sequence GTGCGGGGCGTGCGTGGCGAGCGTTGGCGACGGGTCGCCAGTCAGGTCGGGCGGAGTGTCGCCGTATGGGTGGTCTCCACGCTCACGATGCTGCTGCTCGCCGGGATCCTCCCGGACTTCCGGCTGCGTTCGGCGGACGGCGACAGCGCCACCGACATCGCGGTCACCGGGGCCCTCGGCGCCGGCGCCTTCGGCCTGCTGTCCGCGCTGGTCTGGCCACTGTTGGTGCGGCTGCTGCTGCTCGTACCGGCGCTCGTCCTCGGGCTGCTGGTGTTCTTCCTCAACGGCGCGCTGCTGTGGCTGGCCCTGCGCGTCAACCCGGTCGAACGGGGCGCCGCCGCACCGGAGACGGCGGTCGTCGTCGCCGCGGTCATGTCCGCCGTCGCCTCCGCCACCGGCGCCGCCCTCGCGGTCCGCGACGACGACGCCTACCGCCGCCGCCTCTACCGCCTCGCCGACCGCAGACGCCGCACCACCCCGCCCTGCCCGCCGACCCCCGGCACCGTCTTCCTGCAACTTGACGGCGTCGGCCACGACATGCTGGTGGACGCCGTCGGCAAGGGGCTGATGCCCACGATCGCCCGCTGGCTCGGCACCGGCAGCGGCGGCGACCGCCCCACCCACCGCCTCACCCCCTGGCGCACCGACTGGTCCAGCCAGACCGGCGCCAGCCAGCTCGGCATCCTGCACGGCAGCAACCACGACGTGCCCGCCTTCCGCTGGTACGAGAAGGCCCGCCGCGAGGTGATGGTGTGCAACCGGCCCACCAGCGCCGCCGAACTCCAGGCCCGCGCCATCGAGTACTCCGGGCACGCCGGGCTCCTCGCCCACGACGGCGCCAGCCGCGGCAACCTCTTCAGCGGCGGCGCCGGCGAACAGGCCCTGGTCCTGTCCATCGCCACCCGCCGCCGCGGCCCCGCGGCCCGCTCCCGCGCGGGCTACTTCGCGTACTTCTCCGACCCCGCCAACGCCGTGCGCACCGCCCTGTCCTTCATCGCCGAGGTGGGCCGCGAGATCGGCCAGTCCACCCGGGCCCGGCTGCGCAAGCAGCGCCCGCGCGTGTCGCGCGGCGGGCTCTACCCGTTCGTCCGCGCCTTCGCCACCGTCGTCGAACGGGACGTGGTGGTCGCCGCCGTGATGGGCGACGTACTGGCCGGCCGCACCGCCGTCTACGCCGACCTGGTGGCCTACGACGAGGTCGCCCACCACTCCGGGCCGGCGAGCAGGGACACCGAGAAGGTCCTCCAGCGCCTGGACCGCGCCCTCGCCCTCATCGAGAACGTCACCGAGCACGCCCCCCGCCCCTACCGGATCGTCGTCCTGTCCGACCACGGGCAGAGCCCCGGCGAGACCTTCCGCTCCCGCTACGGCCTGACCCTGGGCGACCTGGTGCGGGCCGGCTGCGGACTGCCCGTGCCGCGCCGCGCCCGGCGCACCCACAGCGGCGCCGAGGCCCGCGCCGCCGTCCGGGCCGCGCTGCGCCGCCCCGTCGAGGAGGGCTCCGAGCACTACCGGCCCACCCGCGGCTCGGAACCCGTCGTGCTGGCCTCCGGCAACCTCGGCCTGGTCTCCTTCCCGGACGTGCCGCACCGGATGACCAAGGAGGAGATCGACGCCCGCCACCCCGCCCTCCTGCCGACCCTCGCCAACCACCCCGGCATCGGCTTCCTCCTGGTCCGCAGCGAACGCCACGGCGGGGTCGTCCTCGGCGCGTACGGCGCCGAGATCCCGCTGGACGAGCTCGACGGCACCCCGGGGCCGCTCGCCGCGTTCGGGCCCGGCGCCGCCGACGTGGTGCGCCGCACCCACACCTTCCCGCACACCGCCGACATCATGGTCAACTCCTTCCACGACCCGGCCGACGGCGAGGTCCTCGCCTTCGAGGAGCAGATCGGCTCCCACGGCGGCCTCGGCGGCGCCCAGTCCCGCCCCTTCCTGCTGTCCCCGCTCGCACTGTCCGCGCCGGCCGCCGACGGGGCGGAGCCGGCCGGGGCCGAGCAGATCCACCAGGTGCTGCGCCGCTGGCTGACCGAGTCCGACGAGGCGGAGCTGCCGACGGCCCCCGACCGGGAACGCGCGGCCTGA
- a CDS encoding DUF6158 family protein, translating to MTGVEPSRLDDQQLMKELETIHRTRHDTLLYGSNDALRAHNERMAQLEGEYLRRNPRRPVAAGRTREGARERTAGDTTTPTTPGT from the coding sequence ATGACCGGAGTCGAGCCGAGCCGCCTGGACGACCAGCAGCTGATGAAGGAGCTGGAGACCATCCACCGCACGCGCCACGACACGCTGCTGTACGGCTCCAACGACGCGCTGCGGGCCCACAACGAGCGGATGGCGCAGCTGGAGGGCGAGTACCTGCGCCGCAACCCGCGCCGCCCGGTCGCCGCGGGCCGCACCCGTGAGGGAGCCCGCGAGCGGACCGCCGGGGACACCACGACACCCACGACTCCGGGCACCTGA
- a CDS encoding DedA family protein, whose protein sequence is MPAVAPESTQQAIGYPSLFLLVLIGALVPVVPTGALVSSAAVVAFHRTAPFSMALVFVTASLAAFLGDVALYWLGRRGMKSRNGSRWLEAIRARAPEDRLAQAQRKLADHGVAVLVLSRLMPAGRLPVMLACLLAKWPLRRFVRGNLPACLAWAVTYQLIGVLGGSLFKEPWEGVLAAVVLTVLISVAPSVWRRMRGTTAG, encoded by the coding sequence GTGCCGGCCGTGGCGCCGGAGTCCACCCAGCAGGCGATCGGCTATCCCTCGCTGTTCCTGCTGGTGCTGATCGGGGCGCTGGTGCCGGTCGTGCCGACGGGCGCGCTGGTGAGTTCGGCGGCGGTGGTGGCCTTCCACCGGACGGCGCCGTTCTCGATGGCACTGGTGTTCGTGACGGCGTCGCTGGCCGCGTTCCTCGGAGACGTGGCGCTGTACTGGCTGGGGCGGCGCGGCATGAAGTCGCGCAACGGCTCGCGCTGGCTGGAGGCGATCCGGGCGCGGGCGCCGGAGGACCGGCTGGCGCAGGCGCAGCGCAAGCTCGCCGACCACGGGGTGGCGGTGCTGGTGCTGTCCCGGCTGATGCCGGCCGGGCGGCTGCCGGTGATGCTGGCCTGTCTGCTCGCGAAGTGGCCGCTGCGCCGCTTCGTGCGCGGCAATCTGCCGGCCTGTCTGGCGTGGGCGGTGACCTACCAGTTGATCGGGGTGCTCGGCGGTTCGCTGTTCAAGGAGCCGTGGGAGGGCGTGCTCGCGGCGGTCGTGCTGACCGTGCTGATCAGCGTGGCCCCGAGCGTGTGGCGGCGGATGCGGGGGACGACGGCGGGGTGA
- a CDS encoding glycerophosphodiester phosphodiesterase family protein, whose protein sequence is MTSRPAVSAHRGGSERAAPATWEAYEDALRSGAEYAELDVRRTADGVFVVHHDARAGHTGPLLSTLTHAELNERAGHPVPVVEDVLELVAGKLVAHLDLKETGHERELIDRAIALLGEDGFVATTLEDRSVAAITAAHPRVRTALSLGRDGREIGRGRLVATRLGELLPMRRVRACGAHGVAVHQRLARATVLREAARNRLFTMVWTVNEDAALRGFLGDPRVDVLITDRPRRAVELRDHPDTRPPR, encoded by the coding sequence ATGACGTCACGCCCCGCCGTCTCCGCCCACCGGGGCGGCTCCGAACGCGCCGCCCCCGCCACCTGGGAGGCCTACGAGGACGCGCTGCGCTCCGGCGCGGAGTACGCCGAGTTGGACGTCCGGCGCACCGCGGACGGCGTCTTCGTCGTCCACCACGACGCCCGGGCGGGGCACACCGGCCCCTTGCTGTCCACGCTCACCCACGCCGAGCTGAACGAGCGCGCCGGACACCCCGTGCCCGTCGTCGAGGACGTGCTGGAGCTGGTCGCCGGGAAGCTCGTCGCGCACCTGGACCTGAAGGAGACCGGCCACGAGCGGGAGCTGATCGACCGCGCGATCGCCCTGCTCGGCGAGGACGGCTTCGTCGCCACCACCCTGGAGGACCGTTCCGTCGCCGCCATCACCGCGGCCCACCCCCGTGTGCGCACCGCCCTGTCCCTCGGCCGCGACGGCAGGGAGATCGGCCGCGGCCGCCTGGTGGCGACCCGGCTCGGCGAACTGCTGCCCATGCGCCGGGTGCGCGCCTGCGGCGCCCACGGGGTCGCCGTGCACCAGCGTCTGGCCCGCGCCACCGTGCTGCGCGAGGCGGCCCGTAACAGACTGTTCACCATGGTGTGGACGGTCAACGAGGACGCGGCGCTGCGCGGCTTCCTCGGCGACCCGCGCGTGGACGTGCTGATCACCGACCGTCCCCGCCGCGCCGTGGAGCTGCGCGACCACCCGGACACGCGGCCTCCTCGTTGA
- a CDS encoding OsmC family protein — MAATRSAHTVWEGNLFKGSGVVSFDSSGSIGEQPVTWASRAEEANGKTSPEELIAAAHSSCFSMALSNGLDKAGTPPTRLTTSADVTFVPGEGITGIHITVEGTVPGLDEAGFVAAAEDAKVNCPVSQALKGTNITLTAKLA; from the coding sequence ATGGCAGCCACGCGCTCCGCACACACCGTTTGGGAAGGCAACCTGTTCAAGGGCAGCGGGGTCGTCTCCTTCGACTCCTCCGGCAGCATCGGTGAGCAGCCGGTCACCTGGGCGTCGCGTGCCGAGGAGGCGAACGGGAAGACCAGCCCGGAGGAGCTGATCGCCGCCGCGCACTCCAGCTGCTTCTCGATGGCCCTGTCCAACGGACTCGACAAGGCCGGCACCCCGCCGACCCGTCTGACGACCTCCGCCGACGTCACCTTCGTGCCCGGTGAGGGCATCACCGGCATCCACATCACGGTCGAGGGCACCGTTCCCGGCCTGGACGAGGCCGGCTTCGTCGCCGCGGCCGAGGACGCCAAGGTGAACTGCCCGGTCAGCCAGGCCCTCAAGGGGACGAACATCACCCTGACGGCCAAGCTCGCCTGA
- a CDS encoding RNA polymerase sigma factor SigF, with the protein MPTRATAKRHPHDDAPDTTAAFRRLAALPPGPERATLRDEIVEAWLPMADRLAGRFRSRGENLDDLRQVAALGLVKAVDRFDPGLGNAFESYAVPTITGEIKRHFRDHMWTLHVPRRVQELRNRVRCAAQDLSQTVSGRRPTVTEIAEHAHLSEEEVRAGQEALESFSALSLDAELPGSDDGHSLGDALGAPDPALDTVVDREAVRERLAALPERERAILYMRFFGDMTQSGIAEELGISQMHVSRLISRCCGRVREQVMRDEEA; encoded by the coding sequence ATGCCGACCCGAGCGACAGCGAAGCGCCACCCGCACGACGACGCCCCCGACACCACGGCCGCCTTCCGCAGGCTCGCGGCACTGCCCCCCGGCCCCGAGCGCGCCACGCTCCGAGACGAGATCGTCGAGGCCTGGCTGCCCATGGCCGACCGCCTCGCGGGCCGCTTCCGCAGCCGCGGCGAGAACCTGGACGACCTGCGCCAGGTCGCCGCCCTCGGCCTGGTGAAGGCGGTCGACCGGTTCGACCCCGGACTCGGCAACGCGTTCGAGAGCTACGCCGTGCCGACCATCACCGGTGAGATCAAGCGGCACTTCCGCGACCACATGTGGACCCTGCACGTACCGCGCCGGGTCCAGGAACTGCGCAACCGTGTGCGGTGTGCCGCGCAGGACCTGTCCCAGACTGTCTCCGGCCGCCGGCCGACCGTCACCGAGATCGCCGAGCACGCCCACCTGAGCGAGGAGGAGGTGCGCGCGGGGCAGGAGGCGCTGGAGAGCTTCTCCGCGCTGTCCCTGGACGCCGAGCTGCCCGGCAGCGACGACGGCCATTCGCTCGGCGACGCCCTCGGCGCACCCGATCCGGCGCTGGACACCGTGGTCGACCGCGAAGCCGTCAGGGAACGGCTGGCCGCCCTGCCGGAGCGCGAGAGGGCCATCCTCTACATGCGGTTCTTCGGCGACATGACCCAGAGCGGCATCGCCGAGGAACTGGGCATCTCGCAGATGCACGTCTCCCGGCTGATCAGCCGCTGCTGCGGCCGGGTGCGGGAGCAGGTCATGCGGGACGAGGAGGCGTAG
- a CDS encoding MBL fold metallo-hydrolase produces the protein MRTTPSAPPPRTTPTGPVAPGGVHAPALRFAETRGAPLVAAPAVPPRPAPPYPPLAEPRPLAERRVWPRTFHDRLTAPLPGLKAMARFAREGAVRPGPDGLADVSRLPYAPAPLPRVDARTVAVTWAGHASWVVRIGGLTVLTDPVWSRRILGTPARLTSVGVAWEALPRVDAVVISHNHYDHLDAPTLRRLPRDTPVFVPAGLARWFQRRRFTRVTELDWWEAAELRPRDGAPAGGGTGRRAAVRFDFVPAHHWSKRSLTDTCRSLWGGWVLTDPEGQRVYFAGDTGYGHWFSRIGRRYPGIDLALLPIGAYDPRWWLADVHCDPEEAVRAAEDLGARRMAPMHWGTFVLSAEPVLEPLTRVRAAWDKAGMPREDLWDLPVGASRVLERPAEPPASSE, from the coding sequence GTGCGCACCACCCCATCCGCCCCGCCCCCGCGCACCACCCCCACGGGCCCGGTCGCCCCGGGCGGTGTTCACGCTCCGGCCCTCCGCTTCGCCGAGACGCGCGGCGCGCCGCTCGTCGCCGCCCCGGCCGTTCCTCCCCGCCCCGCACCCCCGTACCCCCCACTGGCAGAGCCCCGCCCGCTCGCCGAACGCCGGGTGTGGCCACGTACCTTCCACGACCGGCTGACCGCCCCGCTGCCCGGGCTGAAGGCCATGGCCCGTTTCGCCCGCGAGGGCGCCGTACGGCCCGGTCCGGACGGTCTCGCCGATGTGTCCCGGCTGCCCTACGCCCCCGCCCCGCTGCCCCGTGTGGACGCCCGCACGGTCGCCGTCACCTGGGCGGGGCACGCCAGTTGGGTCGTGCGGATCGGCGGGCTCACCGTGCTCACCGACCCGGTCTGGTCCCGCCGCATCCTCGGCACCCCGGCCCGCCTGACCTCGGTCGGCGTCGCCTGGGAGGCGCTGCCGCGCGTCGACGCGGTCGTCATCAGCCACAACCACTACGACCACCTCGACGCCCCCACCCTGCGCCGGCTCCCGCGCGACACCCCGGTGTTCGTGCCGGCCGGCCTCGCCCGCTGGTTCCAGCGCCGCCGGTTCACCCGGGTCACCGAACTCGACTGGTGGGAGGCCGCCGAACTGCGTCCGCGGGACGGCGCCCCGGCCGGGGGCGGCACCGGGCGACGGGCGGCGGTCCGTTTCGACTTCGTGCCGGCCCACCACTGGTCCAAGCGCAGCCTCACCGACACCTGCCGCTCCCTGTGGGGCGGCTGGGTGCTCACCGACCCCGAGGGGCAGCGGGTGTACTTCGCCGGCGACACCGGCTACGGCCACTGGTTCTCCCGCATCGGCCGCCGCTACCCGGGCATCGACCTCGCCCTGCTGCCCATCGGCGCCTACGACCCCCGCTGGTGGCTGGCCGACGTCCACTGCGACCCGGAGGAGGCGGTGCGCGCCGCCGAGGACCTCGGCGCGCGCCGCATGGCGCCCATGCACTGGGGCACGTTCGTCCTCTCCGCCGAACCCGTCCTGGAACCGCTCACGCGCGTGCGCGCCGCCTGGGACAAGGCGGGGATGCCCCGCGAGGACCTGTGGGACCTGCCGGTGGGGGCCTCCCGCGTCCTGGAGCGACCGGCGGAACCTCCCGCGTCCTCGGAGTGA
- a CDS encoding aminotransferase class I/II-fold pyridoxal phosphate-dependent enzyme — translation MRRTDPEGHGPVRFGPSVPEDGLPVLPELSAVLAAAASRPDAEPVGGGPALLDAACGHGERRGLPAAPDRMAVAPGAPALLVALTAAIGGDVLVPRPCAAWWAPYARLLGRPAFHVPTPAESGGVPDPYALLETVRRLRAEGGDPRLLVLSVADDPTATVAPPELLHETLEAAVGEGLHLVSDETWRDTVHDPHDTVLLSPAEMLPDRVTVVTDLAGALLPPGWPAAVARFPAGGDAYALHARVLDVLTALDARIAAPVAAAAAYALSEPEPVTARVAGTVRLHARVAAAAHRAVVAAGALARPPSCGRHLYVDLTPLAPALAGRDIGDAQELEDFLTARLGMPAPGGHRFGDDLEAPRVRLCTAPLLGDTADERAECLRSPAPLELPQVRRALLRLTSVFDDLRDDARRWESPR, via the coding sequence ATGCGGCGGACGGACCCGGAAGGACACGGCCCGGTCCGCTTCGGGCCGTCCGTTCCCGAGGACGGGCTGCCCGTCCTGCCCGAGCTGTCCGCCGTACTGGCCGCGGCGGCCTCCCGCCCCGACGCCGAGCCGGTCGGCGGCGGCCCCGCGCTGCTGGACGCCGCGTGCGGCCACGGCGAGCGGCGCGGGCTGCCCGCCGCCCCCGACCGGATGGCCGTCGCCCCCGGTGCCCCCGCCCTGCTGGTGGCCCTCACCGCCGCCATCGGCGGCGACGTCCTGGTGCCCCGCCCCTGCGCCGCCTGGTGGGCCCCCTACGCACGCCTGCTCGGCCGGCCCGCCTTCCACGTGCCGACTCCGGCCGAGAGCGGCGGTGTCCCCGACCCGTACGCCCTGCTGGAGACCGTGCGCCGGCTGCGCGCCGAGGGCGGCGACCCGCGCCTGCTGGTGCTCTCCGTCGCCGACGACCCCACCGCCACGGTGGCCCCGCCGGAACTGCTGCACGAGACCCTCGAAGCCGCCGTCGGCGAAGGGCTGCACCTGGTCAGCGACGAGACCTGGCGCGACACCGTGCACGACCCGCACGACACCGTGCTGCTCAGCCCCGCCGAGATGCTGCCGGACCGGGTCACCGTCGTCACCGATCTGGCCGGCGCCCTGCTCCCGCCGGGCTGGCCGGCGGCGGTGGCCCGCTTCCCGGCGGGCGGGGACGCGTACGCGCTCCACGCGCGCGTGCTCGACGTGCTGACCGCCCTCGACGCGCGGATCGCCGCCCCCGTCGCCGCGGCGGCGGCGTACGCGCTGTCCGAACCGGAACCGGTCACCGCGCGCGTCGCCGGCACCGTGCGCCTGCACGCGCGCGTGGCCGCGGCCGCGCACCGCGCGGTCGTCGCCGCGGGCGCGCTGGCCCGGCCGCCGTCCTGCGGCCGGCACCTGTACGTGGACCTCACGCCCCTGGCGCCCGCGCTCGCCGGGCGGGACATCGGCGACGCCCAGGAACTGGAGGACTTCCTCACCGCCCGGCTCGGCATGCCCGCTCCGGGCGGACACCGCTTCGGCGACGACCTCGAGGCGCCGCGCGTGCGGCTGTGCACGGCCCCGCTGCTGGGCGACACCGCGGACGAGCGCGCGGAATGCTTGCGGTCACCCGCGCCCCTGGAACTGCCGCAGGTGCGGCGTGCCCTGCTCCGTCTGACATCGGTCTTCGACGATCTCCGCGACGACGCCCGACGATGGGAGTCCCCTCGATGA
- a CDS encoding type 1 glutamine amidotransferase domain-containing protein produces the protein MRIAFLTAPEGVEQVELTEPWKAAVDAGHEPVLVSTRPGTVQAFHHLDKGDTFPVQEVVGETSADSFGGLVLPGGVANPDFLRMDAKAVAFVRDFFDRGRPVAAICHASWTLIEADVVRGRELTSWPSLRTDVRNAGGTWVDEQVKVCDHGPNKLVTSRKPDDLKAFCETFLDVFAAEGASQGV, from the coding sequence ATGCGCATCGCATTTCTGACCGCGCCCGAGGGCGTCGAACAGGTGGAGCTGACCGAGCCGTGGAAGGCGGCCGTGGACGCCGGGCACGAACCCGTGCTCGTGTCGACGCGCCCGGGCACCGTCCAGGCGTTCCACCACCTCGACAAGGGGGACACCTTCCCCGTGCAGGAGGTCGTCGGCGAGACGTCGGCGGACTCCTTCGGCGGGCTGGTGCTGCCGGGCGGGGTGGCCAATCCGGACTTCCTGCGCATGGACGCGAAGGCCGTCGCGTTCGTGCGGGACTTCTTCGACCGGGGCCGTCCGGTCGCCGCGATCTGTCACGCCTCCTGGACCCTGATCGAGGCCGATGTCGTCCGGGGCCGGGAGCTGACCAGCTGGCCCAGTCTGCGGACCGACGTCCGCAACGCCGGCGGGACCTGGGTCGACGAGCAGGTGAAGGTCTGCGACCACGGGCCGAACAAGCTGGTCACCAGCCGCAAGCCGGACGACCTGAAGGCGTTCTGCGAGACGTTCCTCGACGTGTTCGCGGCGGAGGGGGCCTCGCAGGGGGTCTGA
- a CDS encoding CBS domain-containing protein: MAEFVKDVMTPGVVAVRPDASIVEAAQLMRAQNIGDVVVADGQRIVGVLTDRDITVRAVAEGADPLGVSVGSVCTPDPLTLAPDDPVSAAVALMREHAIRRVPVVEGGLPVGVVTLGDLAEARDPGSALADISRAEPDVGGVAGHEPPKADEGI; the protein is encoded by the coding sequence ATGGCCGAGTTCGTCAAGGACGTGATGACACCGGGCGTGGTCGCCGTGCGTCCGGACGCCTCGATCGTCGAGGCGGCGCAGTTGATGCGCGCCCAGAACATCGGTGACGTCGTGGTGGCCGACGGACAGCGGATCGTCGGTGTGCTCACCGACCGCGACATCACCGTCCGTGCGGTCGCCGAGGGCGCGGACCCGCTCGGGGTGAGCGTCGGGTCGGTGTGCACCCCGGACCCGCTGACGCTCGCCCCGGACGATCCGGTGTCCGCGGCCGTCGCCCTGATGCGGGAGCACGCGATACGCCGTGTCCCCGTGGTCGAGGGCGGCCTGCCCGTCGGAGTGGTGACCCTCGGGGACCTGGCCGAGGCAAGGGACCCCGGTTCGGCGCTGGCCGACATCAGCCGTGCGGAGCCGGACGTGGGCGGCGTGGCCGGACACGAACCGCCGAAAGCAGACGAAGGGATCTAG